In one window of Candidatus Zixiibacteriota bacterium DNA:
- a CDS encoding zf-HC2 domain-containing protein, with translation MNCREALLHLYEYLDKELTEDTVRKIEAHLTTCEHCFDKYEFEKMLHKVIAEKGHAEVDSEPLKAKVLARIAEIDGNEQSSGFFSRFRPYLATAVALAVIGLTLFSILDLNSSDAYASLRPIVDNHLQKVVSAEGPTVKKTMSEIEESLNDFVTVPEEFFRESSDRIATRGFPDSCSNSEAVHLVYEYLGSNVSVYIIPDSAFQPCPKLEVMQNGHNKYHYGSLDGINVIMWQCKGLWCIAAADTEVEDLMHFASAY, from the coding sequence ATGAACTGCCGCGAAGCATTGCTACATCTTTACGAGTATCTTGACAAAGAACTGACAGAAGACACAGTCAGGAAGATCGAAGCCCATCTGACGACTTGCGAGCATTGTTTCGACAAGTATGAGTTCGAGAAAATGCTGCACAAGGTTATAGCCGAGAAGGGACATGCGGAGGTCGACTCCGAGCCTTTGAAAGCGAAAGTCCTTGCGCGGATCGCTGAGATTGACGGAAATGAGCAATCCAGCGGTTTTTTTTCACGTTTTAGACCGTACTTGGCAACTGCGGTTGCGTTGGCGGTAATTGGACTGACCTTGTTTTCGATCCTGGATCTGAACAGTTCGGATGCCTATGCCAGTCTACGTCCAATCGTAGATAATCACTTGCAGAAGGTTGTAAGCGCCGAAGGGCCCACTGTGAAGAAGACGATGTCCGAAATCGAGGAGTCCCTCAACGACTTCGTTACAGTTCCGGAGGAGTTCTTCCGGGAGTCGTCAGACAGGATTGCGACTCGCGGATTTCCCGACAGTTGCTCCAACAGTGAAGCAGTTCATCTTGTCTATGAATATCTCGGCTCAAACGTTTCAGTCTATATAATCCCCGACTCCGCCTTCCAACCCTGTCCGAAGCTGGAAGTGATGCAGAATGGACACAACAAGTATCACTATGGGTCGCTTGATGGCATAAATGTAATAATGTGGCAATGTAAAGGACTTTGGTGCATCGCTGCTGCCGATACCGAAGTCGAAGACCTCATGCATTTCGCGTCCGCTTACTAA
- a CDS encoding sigma-70 family RNA polymerase sigma factor, whose protein sequence is MVHTDALLRTALRMTKNEGDSEDLVQETLLKAYRFFDRFERGSNIKAWLFKIMTNIFINNYRQKSRKPSGVSYEEIDDNFLYHQLEGSIGKSADPEEILFSKLMDSDVRKAIDELPEDFRSVVVLAFLEGFSYEEIAEITDIQLGTVKSRLHRARKLLQRSLWDYAVQRGIMAEGSK, encoded by the coding sequence ATGGTGCACACTGATGCTCTCTTGCGCACAGCGTTGCGGATGACCAAGAACGAAGGTGACTCGGAGGACTTAGTTCAGGAAACATTGCTAAAGGCATACCGCTTCTTTGATCGGTTCGAGCGTGGATCCAACATTAAGGCTTGGTTATTCAAGATAATGACGAATATTTTCATAAACAACTATCGCCAGAAGAGTCGCAAACCGAGCGGAGTATCGTATGAGGAGATTGACGATAATTTCCTCTACCACCAGCTCGAAGGCTCGATAGGGAAATCGGCAGATCCTGAAGAAATCCTGTTCTCGAAGTTGATGGACAGCGATGTCAGGAAAGCAATCGACGAGTTGCCGGAAGATTTTCGGTCGGTCGTCGTTTTGGCATTTCTGGAGGGGTTTTCTTACGAAGAAATTGCCGAAATCACTGACATACAACTTGGAACGGTCAAATCTCGATTACATCGTGCGCGCAAGCTGCTCCAGAGAAGCCTCTGGGACTATGCGGTGCAGCGGGGAATCATGGCGGAAGGGAGCAAATGA